The following coding sequences are from one Lolium rigidum isolate FL_2022 chromosome 6, APGP_CSIRO_Lrig_0.1, whole genome shotgun sequence window:
- the LOC124661259 gene encoding reticulon-like protein B1, with protein MAEHAEDAAHKPETLMEKIADKLHVGGGGDHHSSSSSDSDADERPRPSAPPAPAPAHAPASEFATASFADTASVAAADAKDKMFRLFGREQPIHKVLGGGKPADVFMWRNKNISAGVLGGATAVWIIFELLGYHLLAFLCHGLIFSLGILFLWSNASSFINKSPPQIPEVFIPEDLVVNIALSTRYEINRAFANLRQIALGRDTKKFLIVIVGLWLLSILGGCCNFLTLIYIVFVVLHTVPVLYEKYEDHIDSYGEKGWIEVKKQYAVFDAKVLSKVPRGPLKDKKN; from the exons ATGGCGGAgcacgccgaggacgccgcccaCAAGCCGGAGACCCTGATGGAGAAGATCGCCGACAAGCtccacgtcggcggcggcggcgaccaccactcctcctcctcgtccgactCCGACGCCGACGAGCGCCCGCGCCCCTCGGCGccgcccgcccccgcccccgcacaCGCCCCCGCCTCCGAGTTCgccaccgcctccttcgccgacACCGCCTCCGTGGCGGCCGCCGACGCCAAGGACAAGATGTTCCGCCTCTTCGGCCGCGAGCAGCCCATCCACAAGGTCCTCGGCGGAGGCAAAC ctGCTGATGTGTTTATGTGGAGGAACAAGAACATCTCTGCTGGAGTACTAGGTGGTGCAACTGCAGTCTGGATCATTTTTGAATTGCTTGGCTACCATCTTTTGGCTTTCCTTTGCCATGGTCTCATATTCTCTCTGGGTATCCTTTTTCTCTGGTCTAACGCCTCATCATTCATTAACAA GTCTCCCCCACAGATCCCTGAGGTTTTCATCCCTGAAGATTTGGTTGTCAACATTGCACTATCTACACGTTATGAGATCAACAGAGCCTTTGCAAATCTTCGCCAGATAGCTCTTGGCCGTGACACAAAGAAGTTCCTTATT GTGATCGTTGGTCTATGGCTGCTGTCCATTCTCGGGGGTTGCTGCAACTTCTTGACCCTGATTTACATTG TTTTTGTAGTTCTGCACACAGTCCCAGTCCTGTATGAGAAGTATGAAGACCACATTGACTCCTATGGTGAGAAGGGGTGGATTGAGGTTAAGAAACAGTATGCTGTGTTCGATGCTAAGGTTCTGAGCAAAGTACCAAGGGGCCCCTTGAAGGACAAGAAGAACTAG